A window of Mangifera indica cultivar Alphonso chromosome 13, CATAS_Mindica_2.1, whole genome shotgun sequence contains these coding sequences:
- the LOC123194921 gene encoding uncharacterized protein LOC123194921 — MTLELSEMDGCWINCSFPYEHVDGSTIYVTTKTKKLWDIYGTRSLLLLSLGAQTILTIFGNRRRYRLRYLTRFFLWLSYLTASPVVTLALGKLSGMNFKAFDVKGNQLESSEFFDKYLYYAVWFAPFLLLQIGSPNVISYSVEDNKLKFRQLIGLTTQVAISLWIYSKLLGYGNYINILFYVAGIVKVAERLRALWSISITENVMIASFAKNDIRTEETSLESSSFSNYSHDLFLLVKAYQRFDRLKPYLENWLGHPSSVYLSSMSVEDCPPKDVFRITEFDLSFMYDMLYTKASISYSNKSLWGRIIFFLALALLFVILTIFLFVEPGFQGVEDIILLLYLLGVTVLEIYEMKEFLFSDWVVLQMRKQNRGTFISRSISRIAPKIPRKNHRWSHCIDQFNLLSYCLYEDTTKLGGLIRRIFKVKGYYKEYKKYCVKKDNPVPEELKKLILEQILEVRAQRGWQSFSKRGEGALERCNCLQDLEWSIQTDFDTPAKKQTNFGKAIIIWHIATTVCYYSDDGASESTLNHPLSEMSKVLSDYMTYLLGMIPGMLSIVTGDLLFQGACAQVGEFFKSKQSKDEATLCGNLLVETCFQGIPNNNVFTSDWNVLLQVQKLAKILQERDDKWSIISSVWVEMLFYAAINCPWTLHAEQLRKGGELLTHIWLLLEHEKDQPHDLSLEL, encoded by the coding sequence ATGACGTTGGAGCTTTCAGAGATGGACGGCTGTTGGATAAACTGCTCATTTCCATACGAACACGTTGACGGATCAACTATTTATGTGACGACAAAGACAAAAAAGCTATGGGATATATACGGGACCAGAAGTCTACTACTATTGAGTCTTGGAGCACAAACCATTCTTACCATCTTCGGCAATCGTAGAAGGTACCGTTTAAGATATCTGACCCGATTTTTCCTTTGGTTGTCCTACTTGACGGCAAGTCCCGTGGTGACATTGGCATTGGGCAAGCTTTCAGGAATGAATTTTAAGGCTTTTGATGTGAAAGGAAATCAGCTAGAGAGTAGCGAATTCTTTGACAAATATCTCTACTACGCAGTTTGGTTTGCACCATTCCTTTTGCTGCAAATTGGTAGCCCTAATGTTATTTCTTACTCCGTTGAGgataataagttaaagtttaggCAACTTATTGGGCTAACCACCCAGGTCGCCATCTCACTTTGGATCTATTCTAAATTACTTGGATATGGGAATTACATCAATATACTTTTTTATGTAGCTGGAATAGTTAAAGTTGCAGAGAGACTCCGAGCTCTCTGGTCAATAAGTATTACTGAAAATGTCATGATAGCTAGTTTTGCAAAAAATGATATTCGAACAGAAGAAACCTCACTTGAGTCTAGCTCATTTTCCAATTATTCTCATGATCTGTTTCTGCTTGTGAAGGCTTATCAACGCTTTGATCGATTAAAGCCTTATCTTGAGAATTGGCTAGGCCATCCTTCATCAGTTTATCTTTCTTCGATGAGTGTAGAAGACTGTCCTCCTAAGGATGTTTTTAGAATCACAGAATTTGATCTTAGTTTTATGTATGATATGCTCTACACGAAGGCGTCAATTAGCTATTCCAACAAAAGTTTATGGGGTcgcatcattttctttcttgctctAGCTTTGCTTTTCGTGATattaactatatttttgtttgttgagCCAGGTTTTCAAGGTGTAGAAGACATAATTCTCTTACTTTATTTATTAGGAGTAACTGTACTTGAAATTTATGAGATGAAGGAGTTTTTGTTCTCAGATTGGGTAGTACTTCAAATGAGGAAACAAAATAGGGGCACATTTATCAGCAGATCCATATCGAGAATTGCTCCAAAAATTCCAAGAAAGAATCATAGGTGGTCTCATTGCATAGATCAATTCAACTTACTAAGCTATTGTCTTTATGAAGATACTACAAAGCTTGGCGGGTTGATTAGAAGAATTTTCAAGGTCAAGGGCTACTACAAGGAGTATAAGAAGTACTGTGTCAAGAAAGACAATCCAGTACCTGAAGAGTTGAAGAAGCTGATATTGGAGCAAATTCTGGAGGTAAGAGCTCAAAGAGGCTGGCAATCTTTCTCTAAAAGGGGGGAAGGGGCTCTTGAAAGATGTAACTGTCTCCAAGATTTGGAATGGAGTATTCAAACAGATTTTGATACCCCAGCAAAGAAGCAAACAAATTTCGGCAAAGCCATTATTATATGGCACATTGCCACCACAGTTTGCTACTATTCAGATGATGGTGCATCAGAAAGTACCTTAAATCACCCCTTAAGTGAAATGAGCAAAGTTTTATCAGATTATATGACGTATCTTTTGGGCATGATTCCTGGTATGTTATCTATTGTTACTGGTGACCTTCTCTTTCAGGGTGCTTGTGCTCAAGTCGGTGAATTTTTTAAGTCAAAACAATCAAAGGATGAAGCGACATTGTGCGGGAATTTACTAGTTGAAACTTGTTTCCAAGGAATTCCCAATAACAATGTGTTTACATCAGATTGGAATGTATTGCTTCAGGTGCaaaaattggcaaaaatattGCAAGAGAGGGACGACAAATGGAGTATTATAAGTAGTGTCTGGGTGGAAATGTTGTTTTATGCTGCGATTAATTGTCCTTGGACTCTCCATGCAGAGCAACTTAGGAAAGGTGGAGAATTGCTCACTCATATTTGGCTTCTACTTGAGCATGAGAAAGATCAGCCTCATGATTTGTCCCTTGAATTGTAA